The following DNA comes from Musa acuminata AAA Group cultivar baxijiao chromosome BXJ1-4, Cavendish_Baxijiao_AAA, whole genome shotgun sequence.
TTCCTATGCATTTGAGGCAATGGATTCAGAGCTTGCTTGCTCTGAATCCACAACATTCTATGTTTCCTTTAGTGATGAAAGTCATTCCATGATCAAAGAGAGTAGCATTCTGGAATTCCAAAGGATTTACTCTGTGATTACTTTCCCTGGCTGGCAATGATAGACTGATGCATAATTCTTTCTTGATAATTCATTATATCTGTGTGCTTCTGCCTCATCATCATGGACCAGTGTGCAGATTAATGCATCTTTCTGGTAATTTTGTGAAGAATCTGCTTCCTTATCTTACTGTTTCATCTCATTTAAAGCAATTCTATGTTCAGTCTCATGTTTGGAACTATTTGAAGTTCCAAACTTCTCACCCAAATGTTTCATCTTTCTTCAGGATCTTTCATGGTCAACATTGGAGCTGCTGTCTTTTAATGGGGATGGAAGGTGACAACTAGGCCTTTTCTTCCTCTTATTTTGCTCATTAAATCTAGTAAAATATTTGAAGTATATTTAAAAGAAATTTTGATTTCTTAGTTCATGTAAAGCAATCTAAGTTTACTGTTCATAGATTGAGATTACGTTGACTTGTTGGCAGAGAAATGTGGGCGGAGGGACTAAAGAGGGTTCGAAGGGCAAACCGACAACATTCGAGAAACGTGTGCGCAAAAATAGCGTGATTACGATTCTACTCTTTTGAGGGGAATGCTTTTGAGCCGTCGATGCAGAGATCGGACGGCTGTACTGGTCTGAGTGTGAACAACCTTTTTGTAAATATGGTGTTCATTAAGGGTAAATAGGTCTGATGGGCATTACGAGTGAGGATGTTCTCGTAAATGCATCACTCCAAGGGGGGGGGGAAACCAAACATAGCTACTGGAGCGGCGGCTGCGGCGGCTGCTCGCCCCTTCCTCGTCCCGAAGGgcgctctctttctctctctctaccgCTCGCGAACCCTATAAGAGGAAGAGGAAACCTATAGATCTAGCGACCATGGCGCACGCTTTAGGAGCTCTGGTACGTGATCTCTTCCGTCTTCTCCTCTCATCATTCGGTTCTCGGCCTCGATCTCgtgcaaattcttgatctttttgtcgttttctttaaattttcggtTGTTTCTTCGTGTACGGATACGATATGGAGATTTATGGTTTGTCTGTTCGTCAGGCATCCGTCTCTCCGTCAGTCGCAGCGGACGCGTCGCTGAGGAAGGCCGGATTCAAGGTGACAATTCGAGGAGATTATATGTTTCTTTACTAGCTGCCTTTTGTTCTCTGATTGCCTATTCACCATCAAAATAGTGTTTGTAGTGCGGATGAGCACCAGCCATTTGTTATTTTGGAACCCGGATTGCTAGTCTATGCCATTTGCTTGTTTAGAACGTCTCAGTAGGTGGGATCACTAGACACGGACAACATAAGAGGTGGTGAACTTGAGTCTGTCAGTTGCTCGATCTGTTCATGTGACTTAAAATAGATTGTGATGTGAGAACTTGTCACCAAGCTGGAGCCTTTCTGTGGTTTAAGTCCTTATTGAGAAAAACCAGCAATTTTCTAGATCGTTATGGTTGTTAAAAATTGTCACCTCAGTTTTATAAGACTTCAATTACATGTTGATACTTTGTTGTGCCATCTTATCATTCGTTTCATTCATTCTAAATTGTGGCACTCAATTGAAAgctagaagaaattgttatatgggGATAGGCGAAACCAACTTGTGTCACTAAATTGTGGCATGCATTTTATTAATTGTTATATACAACCCAATTTTTAGTATCTTTGTAATGCTTTCGGTGAATTGTAAAAATTGTGTCGAGGACCATTGAATTAGTACCAAATGGCTAGTGCACTTCAAATTATGCTGGAATTGAAGACATTGAATGGCTCAGAATGAGTCCACAAATAATGGCAAAAAGTTGGGTTTGTTTGTGAAACATGATCTTTACATATTCCATATGCTAATGCTCAGAATTTTTGTTTAACAAGATAAGACAAATAAATACCcactttatatatttatttttttacaatcTAAAGGCTGGAGTTGAATGACATTTTCAGCTTGTGTTTGTTTTTCTACCCCGAAGAAAGTAGGATTTGCATTTTGCAAGAAGTTCACAAGTGTACAGTAATTTCCTGAATGAaacacaaaacaaaaagaaaagttgttctttctcttctttggtcTCTTTTTATTTGAAGTTCTTTCTGATATGCAGAAGGGCTTAAGTCAATTTGTTACAGTGGCATTAAACTTACATTGAAGAATATACTTAACATTAAACTACTTTCATGGACGGAAATTTTGGAGGATGACTTGAGCTTTTTGATGTGCAAGAGGGATGGTTAGTCTTGTGCCTTAGTCTTTTTTGCTCTATTGACTAGACTATCTATCCATGCACATTCTGATGCAAGTCGGTGCTATTGCTGATGTTGCCTTTTCTCTTTAAGAAATATTTTGTCAACTGCCATTACCTTAAATAGTTCATTGGCCTTATGGACCTTCAGAATCTCAGTTATATTTTTCCATCCTAATCTTCAGATCAATTATGCTGTATTTTGTAGACATCCTTGATTGTttacttcttcttccttttctttttggagatgcactttttatgttgtcaattttacATGGAACTTTGCTGTAAAATGTATAAATACAGAATTTATGGTATATGCACCTTAAACTTTTATGTGGCATTATACTAAGCATGCGGCTTTTGTATAATTTTGTTTTGACAGTAACACTGGCTTGTTTTGTTCTATCAGATTAACAATAATCTTAGCTACGACAACAAGTTATGGATTCCCTTGTCATCTGTGAATTTGAAAAGCAGATTTTCATCAACAAAGTACCAGTGCAAGGTGGTATCTATGTCTGTCCAACAAACTGTCCAAAGTAAAATTCCAATTCAGCCTTTGGAACTCGAGAATGCCAAAGAACCCCCTCTTAATTTGTACAAGCCCAAGGAACCCTATACCGCAACAATTGTCTCAGTTGAGAGGCTCGTGGGCCCAAATGCCCCTGGTGAGACATGCCATATTGTAATTGATCATGGAGGCAATGTGCCTTACTGGGAAGGGCAAAGTTATGGTGTTATTCCTCCTGTAAGTGCTATTCTTGATgctcaaaattcatgaaacagTATATAAATAATAAGGCttataaatttagaaaattttcTGCTGTTTTTTAGACATATCCAAATTCAAGTTCTAATTTAGTATGTTCTTTGTTCCTACATTTTCCTCCTGACTATGGTGGTAATTTCCAATTGGCTTTTTCCCCCTGCCATTGATTTTGCTTATATAGTCATGTTCTTGTCCATTTTCTCATTTCTTTGGTCTATTTCTATCCTTTGAATCTTGATATTCAATTGCAACCTTGCTACTCCTTTCTATATGTTAATCTGTTAATTAATTTATTACGATTCCATGAGTTATGTATGAATGAATTTTAGGTTCTTAATGCCTGTAAAGTATGAGATGCAGCCAATGGGGTCGTTGAATAAGAAAATTTTGGTTATTTCCAACAGAAAAATTTAGAATGCAAGGAAACTTCATTTTATAAATATCTACAGTTCACCATTTGCTGTTCACTTCTATTAATTGAATTGAAGCATTAGCCACTTTGTGTTAAAGACATATACGTTCTTCAATTTGTTCAATATATATCTGCAGGGTGAGAACCCAAAGAAACCTGGGAATCCCCACAATGTCCGTCTCTACTCTATTGCATCGACTAGGTATGGGGATTCGTTTGATGGCAAGACAGCTAGTCTATGTGTCCGTCGTGCTGTTTATTATGATGCTGAGACTGGGAAGGAGGACCCATCAAAGAACGGTGTCTGCAGCAATTTTCTCTGTGACTCGAAGCCAGGAGACAAGATTCTGCTCACAGGTATCTTTGCTCAGCTGTAATCTCGTGAAAGTGAACAGTTATGTATTACAAACTTCTGATGTTTTGAACCTATTCCCCTTCCTCAACAAGGTTAAAAATTGTAAATTATACAACTAGCAGTTTTTGATTCTCCTATGATCAGTTATATGCCCCATCCTCGCTTTTGGTAACATCTGTGGTTCTCTATTAACGAATCTTATCATGTTAAACTAATAGCATCATTATTGATATGCACTTAATTGGATCCTGTAGCTTCTTGCCTGTGGGTTCTGCAACAGCAGACTTGTGGTGCCTTGTACTATTGACTAAGGGTTGTTCTTTTGTTAGAAAAGTATCTAACCTTACTGTTTGCTTAATACAATTTTACATTCAATCGCAGGACCCTCGGGAAAAATCATGCTGCTACCAGAGGAGGATCCAAATGCCACTCACATCATGATTGCAACAGGGACTGGGGTTGCTCCTTTCCGTGGATACCTTCGCCGCATGTTCATGGAAGCTGTACCCACTTACAAATTTGGTGGCCTTGCATGGCTCTTCTTGGGGGTTGCAAACTCTGACAGCCTTCTCTATGATGATGAATTTACCGGCTACCTCAAGGACTATCCGGATAACTTTAGGTGCTTGGATCATCCTTTATATTCTCGTCATCTTGAATTACTCGAGTCCTTCTATTTTTGGCTTAACCAGAAGTCCGTGAAATTGTTAGGTATGATAAGGCCCTTAGCAgagagcagaagaacaagaatggGGGAAAGATGTATGTCCAGGACAAGATCGAGGAGTATAGTGATGAAATCTTCAAGCTTTTAGATGGAGGTGCCCACATCTACTTTTGTGGTTTGAAAGGGATGATGCCTGGAATTCAAGATACGCTGAAGAGAGTTgctgaggagagaggagagagttgGGACACCAAGCTCTCTCAGCTGAAGAAGAACAAGCAATGGCATGTTGAGGTTTACTAGGTAAAAAAAATGGCAAGCTTAAATCAGATTAGCCTTCTGGAAGATGTAATACATGAAATCACTTCTTCTTGTCATGTGATTTTATTCTCAATAGCAGAGTCCATTGTTGTGGTCCATTCACAGTGGAAGAACATCCATTCATCTCTGTGAAGCTACTTTCAACTTTTGTTGTGTCAATAATTTATAAGAGAAGCAGTTTCTCTTGGATGTGGCACAGACTTCTCTCTATGACATGTTCTTCTCTCATAATTTTCTGCAAGCTGTCTGGATTAGCATTTAGTGTTTAAGGTAATCAAACAGTGTTCTGATGgtgctcaccaagatcaaattttatgaATTGTTGTAAATTTCGATCATTGAAGAGTATGCAGCAGGTATTTGATACTCGAATCTTTGTGTTGTCAATGTTCAATTTATAATCTAGGAATACGATCAAAATAATCCATGTAAATTTCACttatattcatttaaattcaTATCCATGTAAACAAATGTGATCATAGGATTTAATACAGTGTAATTGTTTGTCTTATCCTAATTGGGCATCGTAGGCCATTATTGGATCGGGTGTGTATCCTTTTAAATCCGATAACCAATCCTAATTGACTGCATGCATTTATCGGATTCAGAGTTAGATCCTACGTGGATCCGACCCGACACCATCACCAATCGGTATTTGTATCGTTAGCGGGACCAAAAGAGAGGGAAAATTTGCATAAAGGCCCCTTTACTTTTATAAATTAGAAACGAAAAACCCTAATAGATATATCTCTTCCTCCCCACCCGTCCATCTCTCTCCTCGCGAGGCGTCCGTTAACCCTTCTCTTTTTCCTTTGCTGCTGCTCCTTTCTCTTCTCCAAACCCTACTCTACGGCCAAATTTCTCTTATATTTTCCGCCAAAATCGAAGTTTGAGGGAGCTCAGAGCTCCGCTCTCAGCCAAAAGTAggggagagggaggagaaggaaGGGATGGCGAAGGACGAGGAGGAGTTCCGGGGGGAGATGGAGGAGCGGCTCGTCAACGAGGAGtacaagatatggaagaagaataCCCCTTTCCTGTACGACCTGGTGATCACCCACGCCCTCGAATGGCCCTCCCTCACCGTGCAGTGGCTCCCTGACCGTGACGAGCCGGCCGGGAAGGACTACTCTGTGCAGAAGATGATCCTCGGCACCCACACCTCCGACAACGAGCCCAACTACCTCATGCTCGCCCAGGTCCAGCTCCCCCTCGAGGATGCCGAGTACGACGCCCGCCAGTACGACGACGAGCACGGCGAGATCGGCGGCTTCGGCTGCGCCGGCGGCAAGGTGGCTTCAGATCGATTGCCCCTTCTCTCCTCGCTTAACACTCAACCACTTCTTTTATCTAGTGATGATTAGGTTgacggagaaaaaaaaaaatcttatttttttcgTTGGTTTATTAACAAGACTAAAAATTTCTTTCCTCTTCCATTTGCTATCTTTAACAAAATTCTGCTTTAGTGTGATTTTAGGTTATTgctatgttttttcttttctttttccaagaCTTGGTTTTGGGTTCTAGGTTTGTAGCGGTTACGGGCTTCTAAATGTTGGTTGTCTCATCCATTTTCTCTTTGGCTTATTATCTTGTAGCGGAACCTGTTTGAAAAATTGGTAAAAACATGTTTTTGAGTATGCCATGAGTTTCACTGTATTTCTTCATATTGTTTCTTCTTTGAGTAACTGCCTAGAAGAGATATCTTACGGTGTGCGTCTTCTTTTGGCAGTAACATGACTGATAAAATGTGACTGTGAGCTCAGTAAACCGACATACAGTTGTTTATTCCATGCAgaattttaagaaataaaaattcaaGATTTAATGGGCTACCTGACACCTTGCTACGGTAGGATCCCTTCTTGATGCGTGAGAGTGGCTTTAATTATATTAACACACTCGCATTGTTTGTGACTGCTTCCAGGTGCAAATAGTTCAGCAAATTAATCATGATGGAGAGGTCAACCGAGCTCGCTATATGCCTCAAAATCCTTTCATAATTGCGACAAAGACAGTTAGTGCCGAGGTTTATGTTTTTGACTATAGTAAGCATCCATCAAAGCCCCCATTAGATGGTGCATGCAACCCTGATTTGAAGCTGAGGGGTCACAACTCTGAAGGATATGGTTTATCCTGG
Coding sequences within:
- the LOC135671875 gene encoding ferredoxin--NADP reductase, embryo isozyme, chloroplastic-like; this encodes MAHALGALASVSPSVAADASLRKAGFKINNNLSYDNKLWIPLSSVNLKSRFSSTKYQCKVVSMSVQQTVQSKIPIQPLELENAKEPPLNLYKPKEPYTATIVSVERLVGPNAPGETCHIVIDHGGNVPYWEGQSYGVIPPGENPKKPGNPHNVRLYSIASTRYGDSFDGKTASLCVRRAVYYDAETGKEDPSKNGVCSNFLCDSKPGDKILLTGPSGKIMLLPEEDPNATHIMIATGTGVAPFRGYLRRMFMEAVPTYKFGGLAWLFLGVANSDSLLYDDEFTGYLKDYPDNFRYDKALSREQKNKNGGKMYVQDKIEEYSDEIFKLLDGGAHIYFCGLKGMMPGIQDTLKRVAEERGESWDTKLSQLKKNKQWHVEVY